The Phyllopteryx taeniolatus isolate TA_2022b chromosome 7, UOR_Ptae_1.2, whole genome shotgun sequence genome has a segment encoding these proteins:
- the cdc14ab gene encoding dual specificity protein phosphatase CDC14AB isoform X3 — protein MDPSAPTRATAMRPLVCFFSAFPSDPVIRGHHPVREGEESTLTCEVRDIYPAEMLTLDWLRGGQVVHSVTGEAGATAVQSTYSFTPQRAESGQNLTCRATLELRELTPRERTRHAHARIRVTFAPVVTALSDPGPVLSGSILVLRCSAAGDPAPVLTWTFRPEGRGAPQVKGHGGELVLAAQAGEYCCEAHNQDGKHSKAVRVQVNSERLTDTHTHTHSERVIVQRARVCVFAPPTAPPSNTSMWVHPGREVLEGQRVTLACHSHGAPPPSLVLRRDGVELQRSDAAPSLTFSLTAQPQDSAQYQCDAANAFGTQQVTRHVNVTAHPLRVEVRPQVALPAVSSGVLLTCECSGCSVPPALTWTRTAPEGAVPPADWDAESLESRLLLRDVQPRDRGGYVCRATCDNVTRSGRATVHVYSLPSDPVVKEGGAVPPGQEARLRCDVRDVFPAERLRLSWRSGNESLLVQTFERSASPRNISAVLRHRADAERRLVSCEARLLTEAGAVWRSRKSSVLLTVHAPPRNTTVLVLPSAAVSAGQNVTVLCRSVGFPPPDVVLRKVSDGTERRSADGIFALVNVTTRDSGLYRVNVTNDLGHQVRVFRLTVTEPSVKTPPALASVLVPAAIGAVGLAAATLLMDHLRRSKKKRSYQLTPSAPTPEHHALSTALAL, from the exons ATGGATCCATCGGCGCCGACTCGGGCGACGGCGATGCGTCCGCTCGTCTGCTTCTTCTCAG CCTTCCCGTCGGACCCCGTCATCCGAGGTCACCACCCCGTCCGCGAGGGGGAGGAGTCTACGCTGACGTGCGAGGTGCGTGACATTTACCCCGCTGAGATGCTGACTCTGGACTGGCTGAGAGGAGGGCAGGTGGTGCACAGCGTCACGGGGGAGGCCGGCGCCACCGCTGTCCAATCGACTTACAGCTTCACACCTCAGAGGGCGGAGTCGGGACAAAACCTCACCTGCCGTGCCACTCTGGAACTGCGGGAACTGACGCCCCGTGAACGCACACGCCACGCCCACGCCCGCATCCGCGTCACGT TCGCTCCAGTGGTGACGGCGCTGTCGGACCCCGGTCCAGTGTTGTCAGGGTCCATCCTGGTTCTGAGGTGCTCTGCGGCCGGCGACCCGGCGCCGGTCCTCACATGGACCTTCAGGCCCGAGGGGCGCGGGGCGCCGCAGGTCAAGGGTCACGGTGGGGAGCTGGTGCTGGCTGCACAGGCGGGGGAGTACTGCTGCGAGGCGCACAATCAGGACGGCAAACACAGCAAGGCGGTCCGGGTACAAGTGAACAGTGAGAggctcacagacacacacacacacacacacagtgagagGGTCATAGTTCAGCGGGCACGAGTCTGTGTGTTTGCTCCACCTACAGCTCCACCCAGCAACACGTCCATGTGGGTGCATCCGGGTCGGGAAGTCCTGGAGGGCCAGCGAGTCACCTTAGCTTGTCACTCACACGGAGCCCCGCCCCCCAGCCTGGTGCTAAGGAGGGATGGGGTGGAGCTTCAGAGGTCTGACGCCGCCCCCTCGCTAACCTTCAGCCTAACGGCGCAGCCTCAAGACTCCGCCCAATACCAGTGCGACGCCGCAAACGCCTTTGGAACGCAGCAAGTCACGCGACACGTCAACGTCACGG cTCACCCTCTGCGTGTGGAGGTGCGCCCGCAGGTGGCGCTGCCGGCCGTGTCGTCCGGTGTTCTTCTGACGTGCGAATGTTCGGGGTGTTCGGTGCCACCCGCGCTCACCTGGACGAGGACGGCGCCCGAGGGCGCCGTCCCGCCGGCCGACTGGGACGCCGAGTCCCTGGAGTCCCGCCTCCTCTTGCGGGACGTCCAGCCGCGGGACCGAGGAGGATACGTGTGCCGGGCCACCTGCGACAACGTCACCAGGAGCGGCCGGGCCACCGTCCACGTCTACT CTCTCCCGTCCGATCCGGTGGTGAAGGAGGGCGGGGCGGTGCCGCCGGGCCAGGAGGCGCGGCTGCGGTGCGACGTGAGGGACGTGTTCCCGGCCGAGCGGCTGCGTCTGTCGTGGCGATCGGGCAACGAGAGCCTGCTGGTCCAGACCTTCGAGCGCTCGGCGTCCCCGCGGAACATCTCGGCCGTGCTGCGTCACCGCGCCGACGCCGAGCGGCGCCTGGTGAGCTGCGAGGCCCGGCTGTTGACGGAGGCCGGCGCCGTGTGGAGGTCCAGGAAGTCCAGCGTGCTTCTCACCGTCCACG CTCCTCCCAGGAACACGACAGTCCTGGTTCTGCCGTCGGCGGCGGTGTCGGCGGGCCAGAACGTGACGGTGTTGTGTCGTTCCGTCGGCTTCCCGCCGCCCGACGTCGTCCTCCGGAAAGTGTCGGACGGGACGGAGCGCCGCTCGGCCGACGGGATCTTCGCGTTGGTCAACGTGACGACCCGCGACTCGGGCCTCTACCGGGTCAATGTGACCAACGACTTGGGCCACCAGGTCCGCGTGTTCCGCCTCACCGTGACAG agcCGAGCGTTAAGACTCCGCCCGCTCTCGCCTCCGTCCTGGTCCCGGCCGCCATTGGTGCAGTCGGATTGGCCGCCGCCACTCTGCTCATGGACCACCTGAGAAGGTCCAAAAAGAAACGATCCTACCAGCTGACGCCCTCAGCACCTACGCCCGAACACCACGCCCTCAGCACCGCCCTCGCCCTGTGA
- the cdc14ab gene encoding dual specificity protein phosphatase CDC14AB isoform X5, with the protein MTHTPVLTALFGATGEAEPLGAAEFIKERLYFATLRSKPKSTANTHYFCTDDEFVYENFYGDFGPLNLAMLYRYCCKLNKKLKSFTLSRKRIVHYSSFDQRKRSNAAMLIGGYAVIYLKKTPEEAYRALVSGSNAAYLPFRDASFGKCTFNLSVLDCLQGIRKALQHGFFDFESFDVEEYEHYERVENGDLNWIVPGKLLAFSGPHPKSKIENGYPLHAPERYFPYFRSGGVTAVVRLNKKIYEGARFTDAGFCHCDLFFPDGSTPSDAIARRFMALCDATCGALAVHCKAGLGRTGTLIGCYLMKRYRFTALEAIAWIRICRPGSVIGPQQNFLEEKQTWLWSLGDRERSQGSAAAAEDEKRVRDLVVGVDRLTFNPTDAMHNGAAQPSLGSDRLHGSEASERSLPTQGDKLRALKCRRPLRTASSAPDRLLAGVPQGSPSSPHESFRSPVSAAAKRIGRSASSSVTSLSRFSLTTSTSRRSHVP; encoded by the exons ATGACTCACACCCCGGTTCTGACCGCCCTGTTCGGCGCGACGGGCGAGGCCGAACCGCTGGGAGCCGCAGAGTTTATCAaag AGCGTCTGTATTTTGCGACGTTACGAAGCAAGCCCAAAAGCACGGCCAACACTCACTACTTCTGCACGGACGACGAGTTTGTTTACGAGAA TTTCTACGGAGACTTTGGTCCTCTCAACTTGGCCATGTTGTACCGATACTGCTGCAAGCTCAACAAGAAGCTCAAG TCGTTCACGTTGAGCCGTAAACGAATCGTCCACTACAGCAGTTTTGACCAGAGGAAACGCTCCAATGCAGCCATGCTCATCGGAGGATACGCG GTGATCTACTTGAAGAAAACTCCTGAAGAGGCTTACAGAGCTTTGGTGTCAGGATCCAACGCCGCCTACCTGCCCTTCAG ggatGCGTCGTTCGGGAAGTGCACTTTCAACCTGAGCGTTCTGGACTGCCTGCAAGGCATCAGGAAG GCTCTCCAACACGGATTCTTCGACTTTGAGTCTTTTGACGTGGAGGAGTACGAACATTACGAG CGCGTGGAGAATGGAGATCTCAACTGGATTGTTCCCGGAAAACTTCTGGCCTTCAGCGGCCCGCACCCCAAGAGCAAAATTGAGAATG GCTACCCGCTCCACGCCCCCGAGCGGTACTTCCCGTACTTCCGCAGCGGCGGCGTGACAGCGGTCGTGCGCCTCAACAAGAAGATCTACGAGGGCGCTCGCTTCACGGATGCCGGCTTCTGCCACTGCGATCTGTTTTTCCCGGACGGGAGCACGCCGAGCGACGCCATCGCGCGGCGTTTCATGGCGCTGTGCGACGCCACGTGCGGTGCCCTGGCCGTGCACTGCAAAG CCGGCCTGGGCAGGACGGgcactctgattggctgctaCCTGATGAAGCGATACCGCTTCACGGCACTCGAAGCCATTGCCTGGATCCGGATCTGTAGGCCTGGATCGGTGATCGGACCTCAGCAGAACTTCCTGGAAGA GAAGCAAACGTGGCTGTGGTCGCTAGGAGACCGAGAGCGCTCGCAGGGGTCAGCGGCGGCGGCAGAGGACGAGAAGCGCGTCCGCGACCTCGTGGTCGGCGTGGACCGCCTTACCTTTAACCCCACAGACGCAATGCACAATGGCGCCGCGCAACCTTCGCTCGGCTCGGACCGGCTCCACGGG AGTGAAGCCAGCGAGCGGTCACTTCCAACTCAGGGAGATAAACTGCGAGCCTTGAAATGTCGCCGCCCCCTCCGCACCGCCTCCTCTGCGCCTGACAG ACTGTTGGCGGGCGTCCCTCAGGGCTCTCCCTCGTCGCCACACGAGTCATTCCGATCACCGGTGTCCGCCGCGGCCAAGAGGATCGGTCGCAGTGCGTCGTCGTCAGTGACCAGCTTGAG tcGCTTCAGTCTGACTACATCCACTTCTAGAAGATCCCACGTGCCCTGA
- the cdc14ab gene encoding dual specificity protein phosphatase CDC14AB isoform X1, whose amino-acid sequence MDPSAPTRATAMRPLVCFFSGVLMWSWCVHGLRVDISPSGPLFKLGERGQLTCSVGECPVAPVVSWTPVGDRPLGADVRTRGRLSLLTFDPVEMEHEGPLLCKVTCGEQRKHAKTHISLYAFPSDPVIRGHHPVREGEESTLTCEVRDIYPAEMLTLDWLRGGQVVHSVTGEAGATAVQSTYSFTPQRAESGQNLTCRATLELRELTPRERTRHAHARIRVTFAPVVTALSDPGPVLSGSILVLRCSAAGDPAPVLTWTFRPEGRGAPQVKGHGGELVLAAQAGEYCCEAHNQDGKHSKAVRVQVNSERLTDTHTHTHSERVIVQRARVCVFAPPTAPPSNTSMWVHPGREVLEGQRVTLACHSHGAPPPSLVLRRDGVELQRSDAAPSLTFSLTAQPQDSAQYQCDAANAFGTQQVTRHVNVTAHPLRVEVRPQVALPAVSSGVLLTCECSGCSVPPALTWTRTAPEGAVPPADWDAESLESRLLLRDVQPRDRGGYVCRATCDNVTRSGRATVHVYSLPSDPVVKEGGAVPPGQEARLRCDVRDVFPAERLRLSWRSGNESLLVQTFERSASPRNISAVLRHRADAERRLVSCEARLLTEAGAVWRSRKSSVLLTVHAPPRNTTVLVLPSAAVSAGQNVTVLCRSVGFPPPDVVLRKVSDGTERRSADGIFALVNVTTRDSGLYRVNVTNDLGHQVRVFRLTVTEPSVKTPPALASVLVPAAIGAVGLAAATLLMDHLRRSKKKRSYQLTPSAPTPEHHALSTALAL is encoded by the exons ATGGATCCATCGGCGCCGACTCGGGCGACGGCGATGCGTCCGCTCGTCTGCTTCTTCTCAG GTGTGCTGATGTGGTCGTGGTGCGTTCACGGCCTCCGGGTGGACATTTCTCCCAGCGGGCCGCTCTTCAAGCTGGGCGAGCGTGGGCAGCTTACGTGCTCCGTCGGCGAGTGTCCCGTGGCGCCAGTCGTCTCGTGGACGCCGGTCGGCGACCGGCCGCTCGGCGCCGACGTCCGAACGCGGGGCCGCCTGTCGCTGCTGACCTTTGACCCCGTGGAGATGGAACACGAAGGCCCGCTGCTGTGTAAAGTCACGTGCGGGGAGCAGCGCAAACACGCTAAAACACACATCAGCCTTTACG CCTTCCCGTCGGACCCCGTCATCCGAGGTCACCACCCCGTCCGCGAGGGGGAGGAGTCTACGCTGACGTGCGAGGTGCGTGACATTTACCCCGCTGAGATGCTGACTCTGGACTGGCTGAGAGGAGGGCAGGTGGTGCACAGCGTCACGGGGGAGGCCGGCGCCACCGCTGTCCAATCGACTTACAGCTTCACACCTCAGAGGGCGGAGTCGGGACAAAACCTCACCTGCCGTGCCACTCTGGAACTGCGGGAACTGACGCCCCGTGAACGCACACGCCACGCCCACGCCCGCATCCGCGTCACGT TCGCTCCAGTGGTGACGGCGCTGTCGGACCCCGGTCCAGTGTTGTCAGGGTCCATCCTGGTTCTGAGGTGCTCTGCGGCCGGCGACCCGGCGCCGGTCCTCACATGGACCTTCAGGCCCGAGGGGCGCGGGGCGCCGCAGGTCAAGGGTCACGGTGGGGAGCTGGTGCTGGCTGCACAGGCGGGGGAGTACTGCTGCGAGGCGCACAATCAGGACGGCAAACACAGCAAGGCGGTCCGGGTACAAGTGAACAGTGAGAggctcacagacacacacacacacacacacagtgagagGGTCATAGTTCAGCGGGCACGAGTCTGTGTGTTTGCTCCACCTACAGCTCCACCCAGCAACACGTCCATGTGGGTGCATCCGGGTCGGGAAGTCCTGGAGGGCCAGCGAGTCACCTTAGCTTGTCACTCACACGGAGCCCCGCCCCCCAGCCTGGTGCTAAGGAGGGATGGGGTGGAGCTTCAGAGGTCTGACGCCGCCCCCTCGCTAACCTTCAGCCTAACGGCGCAGCCTCAAGACTCCGCCCAATACCAGTGCGACGCCGCAAACGCCTTTGGAACGCAGCAAGTCACGCGACACGTCAACGTCACGG cTCACCCTCTGCGTGTGGAGGTGCGCCCGCAGGTGGCGCTGCCGGCCGTGTCGTCCGGTGTTCTTCTGACGTGCGAATGTTCGGGGTGTTCGGTGCCACCCGCGCTCACCTGGACGAGGACGGCGCCCGAGGGCGCCGTCCCGCCGGCCGACTGGGACGCCGAGTCCCTGGAGTCCCGCCTCCTCTTGCGGGACGTCCAGCCGCGGGACCGAGGAGGATACGTGTGCCGGGCCACCTGCGACAACGTCACCAGGAGCGGCCGGGCCACCGTCCACGTCTACT CTCTCCCGTCCGATCCGGTGGTGAAGGAGGGCGGGGCGGTGCCGCCGGGCCAGGAGGCGCGGCTGCGGTGCGACGTGAGGGACGTGTTCCCGGCCGAGCGGCTGCGTCTGTCGTGGCGATCGGGCAACGAGAGCCTGCTGGTCCAGACCTTCGAGCGCTCGGCGTCCCCGCGGAACATCTCGGCCGTGCTGCGTCACCGCGCCGACGCCGAGCGGCGCCTGGTGAGCTGCGAGGCCCGGCTGTTGACGGAGGCCGGCGCCGTGTGGAGGTCCAGGAAGTCCAGCGTGCTTCTCACCGTCCACG CTCCTCCCAGGAACACGACAGTCCTGGTTCTGCCGTCGGCGGCGGTGTCGGCGGGCCAGAACGTGACGGTGTTGTGTCGTTCCGTCGGCTTCCCGCCGCCCGACGTCGTCCTCCGGAAAGTGTCGGACGGGACGGAGCGCCGCTCGGCCGACGGGATCTTCGCGTTGGTCAACGTGACGACCCGCGACTCGGGCCTCTACCGGGTCAATGTGACCAACGACTTGGGCCACCAGGTCCGCGTGTTCCGCCTCACCGTGACAG agcCGAGCGTTAAGACTCCGCCCGCTCTCGCCTCCGTCCTGGTCCCGGCCGCCATTGGTGCAGTCGGATTGGCCGCCGCCACTCTGCTCATGGACCACCTGAGAAGGTCCAAAAAGAAACGATCCTACCAGCTGACGCCCTCAGCACCTACGCCCGAACACCACGCCCTCAGCACCGCCCTCGCCCTGTGA
- the cdc14ab gene encoding dual specificity protein phosphatase CDC14AB isoform X4, giving the protein MTHTPVLTALFGATGEAEPLGAAEFIKERLYFATLRSKPKSTANTHYFCTDDEFVYENFYGDFGPLNLAMLYRYCCKLNKKLKSFTLSRKRIVHYSSFDQRKRSNAAMLIGGYAVIYLKKTPEEAYRALVSGSNAAYLPFRDASFGKCTFNLSVLDCLQGIRKALQHGFFDFESFDVEEYEHYERVENGDLNWIVPGKLLAFSGPHPKSKIENGYPLHAPERYFPYFRSGGVTAVVRLNKKIYEGARFTDAGFCHCDLFFPDGSTPSDAIARRFMALCDATCGALAVHCKAGLGRTGTLIGCYLMKRYRFTALEAIAWIRICRPGSVIGPQQNFLEEKQTWLWSLGDRERSQGSAAAAEDEKRVRDLVVGVDRLTFNPTDAMHNGAAQPSLGSDRLHGSEASERSLPTQGDKLRALKCRRPLRTASSAPDRADQLFSVAQRPIRLLAGVPQGSPSSPHESFRSPVSAAAKRIGRSASSSVTSLSRFSLTTSTSRRSHVP; this is encoded by the exons ATGACTCACACCCCGGTTCTGACCGCCCTGTTCGGCGCGACGGGCGAGGCCGAACCGCTGGGAGCCGCAGAGTTTATCAaag AGCGTCTGTATTTTGCGACGTTACGAAGCAAGCCCAAAAGCACGGCCAACACTCACTACTTCTGCACGGACGACGAGTTTGTTTACGAGAA TTTCTACGGAGACTTTGGTCCTCTCAACTTGGCCATGTTGTACCGATACTGCTGCAAGCTCAACAAGAAGCTCAAG TCGTTCACGTTGAGCCGTAAACGAATCGTCCACTACAGCAGTTTTGACCAGAGGAAACGCTCCAATGCAGCCATGCTCATCGGAGGATACGCG GTGATCTACTTGAAGAAAACTCCTGAAGAGGCTTACAGAGCTTTGGTGTCAGGATCCAACGCCGCCTACCTGCCCTTCAG ggatGCGTCGTTCGGGAAGTGCACTTTCAACCTGAGCGTTCTGGACTGCCTGCAAGGCATCAGGAAG GCTCTCCAACACGGATTCTTCGACTTTGAGTCTTTTGACGTGGAGGAGTACGAACATTACGAG CGCGTGGAGAATGGAGATCTCAACTGGATTGTTCCCGGAAAACTTCTGGCCTTCAGCGGCCCGCACCCCAAGAGCAAAATTGAGAATG GCTACCCGCTCCACGCCCCCGAGCGGTACTTCCCGTACTTCCGCAGCGGCGGCGTGACAGCGGTCGTGCGCCTCAACAAGAAGATCTACGAGGGCGCTCGCTTCACGGATGCCGGCTTCTGCCACTGCGATCTGTTTTTCCCGGACGGGAGCACGCCGAGCGACGCCATCGCGCGGCGTTTCATGGCGCTGTGCGACGCCACGTGCGGTGCCCTGGCCGTGCACTGCAAAG CCGGCCTGGGCAGGACGGgcactctgattggctgctaCCTGATGAAGCGATACCGCTTCACGGCACTCGAAGCCATTGCCTGGATCCGGATCTGTAGGCCTGGATCGGTGATCGGACCTCAGCAGAACTTCCTGGAAGA GAAGCAAACGTGGCTGTGGTCGCTAGGAGACCGAGAGCGCTCGCAGGGGTCAGCGGCGGCGGCAGAGGACGAGAAGCGCGTCCGCGACCTCGTGGTCGGCGTGGACCGCCTTACCTTTAACCCCACAGACGCAATGCACAATGGCGCCGCGCAACCTTCGCTCGGCTCGGACCGGCTCCACGGG AGTGAAGCCAGCGAGCGGTCACTTCCAACTCAGGGAGATAAACTGCGAGCCTTGAAATGTCGCCGCCCCCTCCGCACCGCCTCCTCTGCGCCTGACAG AGCGGACCAGCTATTCAGTGTGGCGCAGCGACCAATCAG ACTGTTGGCGGGCGTCCCTCAGGGCTCTCCCTCGTCGCCACACGAGTCATTCCGATCACCGGTGTCCGCCGCGGCCAAGAGGATCGGTCGCAGTGCGTCGTCGTCAGTGACCAGCTTGAG tcGCTTCAGTCTGACTACATCCACTTCTAGAAGATCCCACGTGCCCTGA
- the cdc14ab gene encoding dual specificity protein phosphatase CDC14AB isoform X2, which yields MDPSAPTRATAMRPLVCFFSGVLMWSWCVHGLRVDISPSGPLFKLGERGQLTCSVGECPVAPVVSWTPVGDRPLGADVRTRGRLSLLTFDPVEMEHEGPLLCKVTCGEQRKHAKTHISLYAFPSDPVIRGHHPVREGEESTLTCEVRDIYPAEMLTLDWLRGGQVVHSVTGEAGATAVQSTYSFTPQRAESGQNLTCRATLELRELTPRERTRHAHARIRVTFAPVVTALSDPGPVLSGSILVLRCSAAGDPAPVLTWTFRPEGRGAPQVKGHGGELVLAAQAGEYCCEAHNQDGKHSKAVRVQVNTPPSNTSMWVHPGREVLEGQRVTLACHSHGAPPPSLVLRRDGVELQRSDAAPSLTFSLTAQPQDSAQYQCDAANAFGTQQVTRHVNVTAHPLRVEVRPQVALPAVSSGVLLTCECSGCSVPPALTWTRTAPEGAVPPADWDAESLESRLLLRDVQPRDRGGYVCRATCDNVTRSGRATVHVYSLPSDPVVKEGGAVPPGQEARLRCDVRDVFPAERLRLSWRSGNESLLVQTFERSASPRNISAVLRHRADAERRLVSCEARLLTEAGAVWRSRKSSVLLTVHAPPRNTTVLVLPSAAVSAGQNVTVLCRSVGFPPPDVVLRKVSDGTERRSADGIFALVNVTTRDSGLYRVNVTNDLGHQVRVFRLTVTEPSVKTPPALASVLVPAAIGAVGLAAATLLMDHLRRSKKKRSYQLTPSAPTPEHHALSTALAL from the exons ATGGATCCATCGGCGCCGACTCGGGCGACGGCGATGCGTCCGCTCGTCTGCTTCTTCTCAG GTGTGCTGATGTGGTCGTGGTGCGTTCACGGCCTCCGGGTGGACATTTCTCCCAGCGGGCCGCTCTTCAAGCTGGGCGAGCGTGGGCAGCTTACGTGCTCCGTCGGCGAGTGTCCCGTGGCGCCAGTCGTCTCGTGGACGCCGGTCGGCGACCGGCCGCTCGGCGCCGACGTCCGAACGCGGGGCCGCCTGTCGCTGCTGACCTTTGACCCCGTGGAGATGGAACACGAAGGCCCGCTGCTGTGTAAAGTCACGTGCGGGGAGCAGCGCAAACACGCTAAAACACACATCAGCCTTTACG CCTTCCCGTCGGACCCCGTCATCCGAGGTCACCACCCCGTCCGCGAGGGGGAGGAGTCTACGCTGACGTGCGAGGTGCGTGACATTTACCCCGCTGAGATGCTGACTCTGGACTGGCTGAGAGGAGGGCAGGTGGTGCACAGCGTCACGGGGGAGGCCGGCGCCACCGCTGTCCAATCGACTTACAGCTTCACACCTCAGAGGGCGGAGTCGGGACAAAACCTCACCTGCCGTGCCACTCTGGAACTGCGGGAACTGACGCCCCGTGAACGCACACGCCACGCCCACGCCCGCATCCGCGTCACGT TCGCTCCAGTGGTGACGGCGCTGTCGGACCCCGGTCCAGTGTTGTCAGGGTCCATCCTGGTTCTGAGGTGCTCTGCGGCCGGCGACCCGGCGCCGGTCCTCACATGGACCTTCAGGCCCGAGGGGCGCGGGGCGCCGCAGGTCAAGGGTCACGGTGGGGAGCTGGTGCTGGCTGCACAGGCGGGGGAGTACTGCTGCGAGGCGCACAATCAGGACGGCAAACACAGCAAGGCGGTCCGGGTACAAGTGAACA CTCCACCCAGCAACACGTCCATGTGGGTGCATCCGGGTCGGGAAGTCCTGGAGGGCCAGCGAGTCACCTTAGCTTGTCACTCACACGGAGCCCCGCCCCCCAGCCTGGTGCTAAGGAGGGATGGGGTGGAGCTTCAGAGGTCTGACGCCGCCCCCTCGCTAACCTTCAGCCTAACGGCGCAGCCTCAAGACTCCGCCCAATACCAGTGCGACGCCGCAAACGCCTTTGGAACGCAGCAAGTCACGCGACACGTCAACGTCACGG cTCACCCTCTGCGTGTGGAGGTGCGCCCGCAGGTGGCGCTGCCGGCCGTGTCGTCCGGTGTTCTTCTGACGTGCGAATGTTCGGGGTGTTCGGTGCCACCCGCGCTCACCTGGACGAGGACGGCGCCCGAGGGCGCCGTCCCGCCGGCCGACTGGGACGCCGAGTCCCTGGAGTCCCGCCTCCTCTTGCGGGACGTCCAGCCGCGGGACCGAGGAGGATACGTGTGCCGGGCCACCTGCGACAACGTCACCAGGAGCGGCCGGGCCACCGTCCACGTCTACT CTCTCCCGTCCGATCCGGTGGTGAAGGAGGGCGGGGCGGTGCCGCCGGGCCAGGAGGCGCGGCTGCGGTGCGACGTGAGGGACGTGTTCCCGGCCGAGCGGCTGCGTCTGTCGTGGCGATCGGGCAACGAGAGCCTGCTGGTCCAGACCTTCGAGCGCTCGGCGTCCCCGCGGAACATCTCGGCCGTGCTGCGTCACCGCGCCGACGCCGAGCGGCGCCTGGTGAGCTGCGAGGCCCGGCTGTTGACGGAGGCCGGCGCCGTGTGGAGGTCCAGGAAGTCCAGCGTGCTTCTCACCGTCCACG CTCCTCCCAGGAACACGACAGTCCTGGTTCTGCCGTCGGCGGCGGTGTCGGCGGGCCAGAACGTGACGGTGTTGTGTCGTTCCGTCGGCTTCCCGCCGCCCGACGTCGTCCTCCGGAAAGTGTCGGACGGGACGGAGCGCCGCTCGGCCGACGGGATCTTCGCGTTGGTCAACGTGACGACCCGCGACTCGGGCCTCTACCGGGTCAATGTGACCAACGACTTGGGCCACCAGGTCCGCGTGTTCCGCCTCACCGTGACAG agcCGAGCGTTAAGACTCCGCCCGCTCTCGCCTCCGTCCTGGTCCCGGCCGCCATTGGTGCAGTCGGATTGGCCGCCGCCACTCTGCTCATGGACCACCTGAGAAGGTCCAAAAAGAAACGATCCTACCAGCTGACGCCCTCAGCACCTACGCCCGAACACCACGCCCTCAGCACCGCCCTCGCCCTGTGA